From Paraglaciecola sp. L1A13:
CGGATAAGCTTCTAAATCTTCATCAGGACCAAATTGCAGTGGATTAACAAAGATAGACACCACCACAACATCAGCCTTTAATTTGGCTTCTTTAACTAAATTGAGGTGGCCTTGGTGTAAATTACCCATGGTCGGTACAAAGGCAATAACCTTAGACTCAGCCTGCCAGCTGCGACGCACGTCGCGTAAACTAGCGATATTACTAATCACTCGCATATTTAACTCACTTACTAAAACTGTGGGCATCAGACGGAAAGCTTCCGTCCTTCACTTCTTGAATATATTGGCTAACTGCGGTACGCATATCGCCCGTTTCCTGCAGGTAGTTTTTGGAGAATTTGGGCATGTAGTTGGCACTTATACCAAACATATCGTGCATGACAAGGATTTGTCCATCCGTATCAGGCCCCGCGCCAATACCAATAACCGGGATATCGATCGCTTGTGAAATCGCAGCGGCTAATTCTGTCGGAACACACTCGAGTACCAACAACTGTATTCCAGCAGCGGCCATTTCTTTGGCTTGCTCAAGCATTTGCTCAGCTTGTAAGTCGTCACGACCCTGTACTTTAAAGCCACCAAAAACGTGTACCGATTGTGGCGTTAATCCTAAGTGACCACATACTGGGACGCCACGCTCGTTCAAACCCTTGATACTTTCAAGCAACCAACGTCCGCCTTCAAGCTTAACCATACTTGCGCCAGCAGCCATTAACTTTGCTGCATTAAGGTAAGTTTGTTGTGGAGTGGAATATGACATAAAAGGCATGTCCGCTATAACAAATGCACGTTCAACACCT
This genomic window contains:
- the panB gene encoding 3-methyl-2-oxobutanoate hydroxymethyltransferase, with the translated sequence MKKVTTSTLLKMKQQSEKISALTAYDASFSKLFDEQGIDVLLIGDSLGMVLQGCDDTLGVSIDDVAYHTRAVRKGVERAFVIADMPFMSYSTPQQTYLNAAKLMAAGASMVKLEGGRWLLESIKGLNERGVPVCGHLGLTPQSVHVFGGFKVQGRDDLQAEQMLEQAKEMAAAGIQLLVLECVPTELAAAISQAIDIPVIGIGAGPDTDGQILVMHDMFGISANYMPKFSKNYLQETGDMRTAVSQYIQEVKDGSFPSDAHSFSK